The genomic window TTTTATAGTTTTAATGAAAATAGTTTTTGTTCAATTTTGAAATATAACGCCCCAATAAGTTGCCGGCTTGTCCCTGGAGCGAAGCGGAAGGGTTGGCGTGGGATTTGCATCGAAACGCAGTGGAGTGCAGATCCCATGACAAAAAACGGTCAACTTCATTGGATTGTTCTACCGCTTTCATTTCTTTTATGTTAACTCACTTTTAATTAATAATTGCAAAGAATATTTATGCTTTATTTTTTCTAATTCAATAAATCCAAAATTTTTATAGAAGGAAAGTGCTGGATTATTTTCCCAAACCATAAGTCGAATTTCATCATAATTATGATCTATTCCCCAATTTATTATGGACTTCATTATCTTTTTACCAATACTTTGTTTATGATAATCTGGGTGTAGAAATAATCGCTGAATTGAAATGATTGTTCGATCAAAATCAATTTGATAAAACCCAATAGGCTTATTGTTATGTAAAATCATTTCTATTGTATGATAGTCAGCATCAAATCTATTATTAAACATTTCTAGATCTACTTCATAAAACTCTCGAACTTGATTGAATATTGTTCTTTCATATATATCTAGAATGAAAGATTTATCTGATTTATTGCAGATTCTAGAAGTTAAATTATTATTTTTATCGTAAAAATGATACAATGTCTTCTCCATACCTAATTTATATATGATTCACCAGTTGTGATAGAAATAATATCTTCAAAAGCACTCTCTCGTTTTACAACATATGTTGCATCACTGATATTATTTTCTTCATCCGTAATTTTTATACAGTTCAGACCTGCTTTTATAGCCCCTCTTATATCTGCTATTTCTGAATCCCCAATCATAATAATTTCTGATTTATTGAGATTCAATTTATCAATGACATAGTTATATGATTGGATAGATGGTTTCCGAAAACCAATATCGCTAGACCAAGCGATAACATCAAAGAATTTATCTAATCCTCGATTTTGTAAATCATTTTGAAATATTTCTGCATCACCAGTTACATTCGATAAGAGAGCTATTTTTAATCCTATATTTTTTAATTTTGTTAAAAGAGGTATTGAATAAGTCTGTGTTTTACAATTTTTGGTGAATGTCTTCAGATGTTCTCGACCAATGCTCTCAGTAAATGGGGTTCCAAATTCATCAAAAGATTCTTTCCAGACACTAATCCATGATGGTTGTTCTACCTGATCAGGCTTATAGAGTTTATAGATTTTATTCTCTATAGAAAGACCTATTGCCTTTGAATTCGGATTATCTAAAATTTGTTCCAGTGAATCTGCTAAAGAGGATGACCGAGTGAGTGTGTTTCCAAAATCAAAAATTATTCCCTTGTACAATTGTCAGACCTTATTCTTTCTTAAAATAGTTTATTATTATACATTAACAATATATGCGATTTATTTGATTGTATATAGTTATCATACTTTCCAATACGATTTTCTATATCTACTTTTCTCCATCCTACGAAGTAGGATTAATATGTTCTGAATTTGAAAAAGGAAATTGTTCAAAAAGATCAATAATCTACTTATAGTGTCGGTAGAACGTCGCCATAACGAGCCGACTCGCTTCTGGAGCGAAGCGTAAGAATTGGCGCTGCATTTGCCTCAGAGCGAAGCGGCGAGCACATGCTGTGCCAAAGACTCGGTCTCTGTTCATGGCTTTGTTCTACCGCGTATTTTATCATTGAATAATTCTTAAGAAAATATTTGTTGGATGATCTTTAGAATAAGACTTCCGAACATACTGACGTAATAAATCTGGATCATTTTAAAAATTTAGTAAACAATTATTCGAAGCCAGATCCATTACATCTATTGACATTGTTAGGGCTCATATATAATAAATGGTAAATTCTATAGAATTAATTATTCATCTGATTATTGTACTATTGAATATTTTCGGATAGACACATCTTGCTTATATTCTCCCGAAAAATTATTGATCACCTCAAAAAAATAATATATATCATTCTGTCTTAGAATTCTTAAATGTTCAGGTACTGTATAGGAAAAACTACTTAGTAATACTGGCTGATCTTTTTGTGAATAATCAATGATGTAATCAGCCCATGATCCAACAAATAGATCCTCTTTTAATGATGATCCTTCGTTTATATGAGGTTCTCCTCTATACACTTGGTTTAATGTACCGTCAGTATTAATTTCATATATTGTAATCGTATTTGTAAAACATGAAATAAAATAATTTTCAGTCATTGATAGATTTAGATGTTCAAACTCAATATCAGTTCTATTCGATAAAATTACAGGATTTTCTGCATCATCAGTAATATCAAAAGTTACTACCCGTTGTAATGAATTATCACTTGAATTATAGGAAAAATAATATAAAAAATTATTATATGATAAGATTCTGGAAGAATTATTCGAAAACTGCTCATCAGGTGTTAATGTAACCGAAGAAGTACCAATAAATGTAAAAATGTTACTATTCCACTGATAGATATTAAGACCACTGGATGTCGGGGCATATATATAATCTCCTATTTTGACAAAGTCGTAAATTCCATCCGTATCTTCAGCTCGCTCTAATAGATCTCTCTCAATTAAAGATATATCATTTATATCACTAATATCGTAGAAATAGATATCTGACCATCCAGAAAATATTAATTGATCATTCTCAGTAATTAACTTAGCTATTGGATTTCCTATACTGGATGAAGAAACATTTGAAATAAAAGATATAGAATTAATGAATTCTAAATCACTGGCGTTGTATATATTAATAGTATCATTCTCTGTAGGAACAAACATATAACCTCTATTGTCAATAATAGAATCAGCATAATAGTCTGTATCAATAAATGAATAACTTTTAGCTTCTAATTTAAATATCTCATCAAAGGTTAAATTGACATCAGTATTCCCATTTTCACACCCTAACACTAAAAAAATCACAATACATAATGCTAGTAATTTTATTTTAAATTTCATAATTATTTCTCCA from Spirochaeta isovalerica includes these protein-coding regions:
- a CDS encoding HAD family hydrolase; this encodes MYKGIIFDFGNTLTRSSSLADSLEQILDNPNSKAIGLSIENKIYKLYKPDQVEQPSWISVWKESFDEFGTPFTESIGREHLKTFTKNCKTQTYSIPLLTKLKNIGLKIALLSNVTGDAEIFQNDLQNRGLDKFFDVIAWSSDIGFRKPSIQSYNYVIDKLNLNKSEIIMIGDSEIADIRGAIKAGLNCIKITDEENNISDATYVVKRESAFEDIISITTGESYIN
- a CDS encoding GNAT family N-acetyltransferase, which translates into the protein MEKTLYHFYDKNNNLTSRICNKSDKSFILDIYERTIFNQVREFYEVDLEMFNNRFDADYHTIEMILHNNKPIGFYQIDFDRTIISIQRLFLHPDYHKQSIGKKIMKSIINWGIDHNYDEIRLMVWENNPALSFYKNFGFIELEKIKHKYSLQLLIKSELT